The proteins below come from a single Acidobacteriota bacterium genomic window:
- a CDS encoding carbohydrate binding family 9 domain-containing protein: MSSNQYPFIRNISIFAFLLFATIQNLMAQAQAPVPAEVAVDVKEVTPIKDRVIAADSPPSPYVRKDSAVRIPRVEAVPVIDGVLDDAIWKNAALFGDFVQTQPGDNVAPKHPMEYMMAYDAKNLYIAFKVKQERSTVRATVSRRDNIFNDDYVGVFLDTFNDQRQAYIFFFNPLGIQGDGTMTEGRGENYSVDLVYESKGVLTEDGFTVEGAIPFKSLRYEAGKGKNWGIHIFRRVKYNNSELDSWMPFNRSVNGMLNQTGKITGLEEISTTRQLELNPSFTVSETGRRSRFTFNNDPAGRYVNEGVKGDFGMTAKFSLSPTVTLDFAYNPDFAQVEADAPVSTANVRFPIFFAEKRPFFLERIDIFQSSLNLVNTRAIVDPDIAAKLTGRRGKNTFGILVASDNAPGNYSVDERESLLSCQQRRAANPTAGIICNTERFMDKNADIGVFRFKRDVGRENNIGFFATTYNFIERHNHTAGFDGRFKLDQKTVATFQVVGTYSKRFFYDPDLNRNLYRIGNGFGYLGSIDRSGRNLSMNLQAFGRSSDYRADVGFTNRTDTNYLGTRVQYQTDRDAKKQIIFKRVFTQTNINYDWKARLQNMQSNNQFMVGLQRQIFIGGGLEFGYERVFEHEFGPNRTATRPGAFFGPSSERSANRFEKYAFIEANPIKQIFASFVISQSGGNLDYDFGAGPKYPRVSAPYVAWYQRCGQFAVCTEAEPGYDPGAGNQLYIESSVRYQPTSALQMQINYTRTRLIRDDTKLTAFDDNIFSLRTTYQFTRNMFARMRLDYSNISSRIRPQFVLGWTPSPGTAIYAGYNDDLNYRGYNPYTGQQEPGLTGNGRSFFIKMSYLFRKSF, translated from the coding sequence ATGAGCAGTAATCAATACCCCTTCATTCGAAATATCTCAATCTTCGCCTTTCTACTTTTTGCTACGATCCAAAATCTAATGGCTCAGGCTCAGGCCCCGGTTCCGGCTGAGGTCGCAGTTGATGTAAAAGAGGTTACGCCGATAAAGGACCGCGTAATTGCCGCGGATTCCCCGCCGTCGCCATATGTCCGAAAGGATTCGGCCGTTCGCATTCCGCGTGTCGAGGCGGTTCCTGTAATAGACGGAGTTTTGGACGACGCGATATGGAAAAATGCGGCCCTGTTCGGCGACTTTGTCCAGACACAGCCCGGCGACAACGTCGCTCCGAAGCATCCGATGGAATACATGATGGCCTATGATGCGAAGAATCTCTATATCGCGTTCAAGGTCAAGCAGGAACGCAGTACGGTCAGGGCGACTGTTTCGCGCCGGGATAACATCTTTAACGATGATTATGTCGGCGTTTTCCTGGATACCTTTAACGATCAGCGTCAGGCGTACATCTTCTTTTTTAACCCGCTCGGTATACAGGGCGACGGCACAATGACCGAGGGCCGCGGTGAAAATTACAGCGTTGACCTGGTCTATGAATCAAAAGGCGTCCTGACCGAGGACGGATTTACCGTAGAAGGCGCGATACCCTTCAAATCTCTGCGTTACGAAGCCGGCAAAGGCAAGAATTGGGGCATTCACATTTTTCGGCGTGTGAAATATAACAACAGCGAACTCGATTCCTGGATGCCGTTCAACCGAAGCGTCAACGGAATGCTGAACCAAACCGGTAAGATCACCGGCCTCGAAGAGATCTCGACAACCCGGCAGCTCGAGCTGAACCCGAGTTTCACGGTCAGCGAGACGGGACGCCGGTCTAGATTCACGTTCAACAACGATCCGGCCGGAAGATATGTGAACGAAGGCGTGAAAGGCGATTTTGGCATGACGGCAAAATTCAGCCTGTCGCCGACGGTGACGCTCGATTTTGCCTACAATCCTGATTTTGCCCAGGTCGAGGCCGACGCACCGGTAAGCACGGCGAACGTTCGCTTCCCTATCTTTTTTGCCGAAAAACGCCCTTTCTTTTTAGAACGCATCGATATTTTTCAGAGCAGTCTCAACCTTGTGAATACTCGCGCGATCGTCGATCCCGATATAGCCGCAAAGCTCACCGGCCGCCGAGGAAAGAACACGTTCGGAATACTGGTTGCATCCGACAACGCCCCGGGCAATTACTCGGTCGATGAACGGGAAAGTTTGCTGAGCTGCCAACAGCGCCGTGCAGCGAATCCGACCGCTGGAATCATCTGCAATACCGAGAGATTCATGGACAAAAATGCTGACATTGGTGTTTTTCGATTCAAACGCGATGTCGGCCGCGAGAACAACATCGGCTTTTTCGCGACAACCTACAATTTCATCGAGCGGCATAACCATACAGCGGGCTTTGACGGCCGGTTCAAGCTCGATCAAAAGACGGTCGCGACGTTTCAAGTCGTTGGTACATATTCGAAAAGATTTTTTTACGATCCGGACCTCAACCGCAATCTTTACCGGATAGGTAATGGATTTGGCTATCTCGGAAGTATCGACAGGTCGGGCCGTAATCTGTCCATGAATCTGCAGGCGTTCGGGCGTTCGTCGGATTACCGCGCTGACGTCGGATTTACCAACCGAACCGATACAAACTATCTCGGAACTCGCGTCCAATACCAAACAGACCGCGACGCAAAAAAACAGATAATTTTCAAACGCGTCTTTACGCAGACCAACATTAACTACGACTGGAAAGCCCGCCTGCAGAACATGCAGTCCAACAACCAATTCATGGTCGGGCTTCAGCGGCAGATCTTTATCGGCGGCGGGCTCGAATTCGGTTATGAAAGAGTTTTTGAGCATGAGTTCGGCCCGAATCGGACCGCAACGCGCCCCGGAGCGTTCTTTGGGCCCAGTTCCGAGCGATCTGCCAACCGGTTTGAGAAATACGCGTTTATTGAGGCAAACCCGATAAAACAGATCTTTGCCTCATTCGTAATAAGCCAAAGCGGCGGCAATCTCGACTACGATTTCGGTGCGGGCCCGAAATATCCCCGTGTGAGCGCTCCGTATGTGGCGTGGTATCAACGCTGCGGGCAATTTGCCGTCTGTACCGAGGCCGAACCGGGATACGATCCGGGAGCGGGTAACCAACTTTATATTGAGTCGTCGGTGCGGTATCAGCCAACGAGTGCTTTGCAGATGCAGATCAACTACACGCGTACGCGTTTGATCCGCGACGATACGAAGCTAACCGCGTTCGATGATAATATTTTCAGCCTGCGGACTACCTATCAATTTACTCGCAATATGTTTGCCCGAATGAGGCTCGATTATTCAAATATCTCAAGCCGGATCCGTCC
- a CDS encoding penicillin acylase family protein, whose protein sequence is MKKYVHVLVLLVLLTVSAASQAPSERQRWEAQAKNITITRDDWGIAHVKGKTDADAVFGAIYAQAEDDFNRIETNYLNSIGRLAEAEGERAIWSDLRQKLFIDEQEMKRLYFESPEWLRKLMNAWADGLNFYLATHPNVKPRVIAKFEPWMPLTFSEGSIGGDIESIDLGQLRQFYDQKGFVAVKEPEDPLKEPSGSNGIAISPSITKNKKALLLINPHTSFFFRSELQMTSDEGLNAYGASTWGQFFIYQGFNERLGWMHTSSEVDAIDEWLETVVKKEDGTFAYIQGGRERKVTGREIAIKFKAAGGAMTERKFTALFTHHGPIVRSEGAKLVSVGLMNEPVKALMQSYGRTKAKNYNEFKKVMELQANSSNATLYADADGNNAYFHPNFVPRRDPKFDWTKPVDGSDPATDWKGLLSFNELPNIKNPASGWVYNSNNWPWSAAGPSSLKQADFPKYVDNGVESARGRHAIRVLKDKKDFTLESLNAAAYDSYMPWFETTLPALTKAWDALPSSDPTKAALAEQIALLKNWDLRWSVNSVPTSLGVFWADDLVRSVGMSARQSGMGLEEYIATKAAPDQLLRSLAAASDRLKADFGSWKTAWGEINRFQRLTDDIVHPFNDAAPSIPVGFASGNLGSLASFGARPFRGSKKWYGTSGNSFVAVVEFGKTVRAKAVTAGGESGDPKSKHFNDQAERYSTGNLREVYFYPAQLKGKIERQYQPGK, encoded by the coding sequence ATGAAAAAATACGTCCATGTACTCGTATTGCTCGTTTTGCTTACGGTCTCAGCCGCGTCACAAGCACCTTCTGAACGGCAGCGTTGGGAAGCCCAGGCGAAGAACATCACCATCACCCGCGATGATTGGGGCATCGCTCATGTTAAAGGCAAAACTGACGCCGACGCGGTCTTTGGAGCCATCTACGCCCAGGCAGAGGACGATTTTAACCGCATTGAAACAAACTACCTGAACTCGATCGGCCGCCTCGCCGAGGCTGAAGGCGAAAGGGCGATCTGGAGCGACCTGCGACAGAAACTATTCATCGATGAGCAGGAAATGAAACGGCTGTATTTCGAAAGCCCTGAATGGCTTAGAAAGCTTATGAACGCCTGGGCAGATGGGCTGAATTTTTACCTGGCGACCCATCCAAATGTAAAACCGCGGGTCATTGCGAAATTTGAACCGTGGATGCCGCTGACATTTAGTGAGGGAAGTATCGGCGGGGACATCGAGTCGATAGATCTGGGCCAGCTGCGGCAGTTTTATGACCAAAAGGGCTTTGTCGCAGTCAAAGAGCCGGAAGATCCGCTGAAAGAGCCTTCCGGTTCGAACGGAATCGCTATCTCGCCTTCGATCACCAAAAACAAAAAAGCTCTACTGCTGATCAATCCGCATACTTCTTTCTTTTTCCGCTCGGAACTTCAGATGACGAGTGACGAAGGCTTGAACGCTTATGGTGCGTCAACCTGGGGCCAGTTCTTTATTTATCAGGGATTTAATGAACGCCTCGGCTGGATGCACACGTCGAGCGAGGTTGACGCCATCGACGAGTGGTTGGAAACGGTGGTAAAGAAAGAGGACGGGACTTTCGCCTATATTCAGGGCGGCCGCGAACGAAAGGTTACCGGAAGGGAGATAGCTATTAAATTCAAAGCGGCCGGTGGGGCAATGACTGAGCGGAAATTTACGGCACTCTTCACACATCACGGCCCGATCGTTCGCTCGGAAGGTGCAAAACTTGTCTCGGTCGGCTTGATGAACGAGCCCGTAAAAGCGTTAATGCAGTCCTACGGCAGAACGAAAGCAAAAAACTACAACGAATTCAAAAAAGTGATGGAGCTTCAGGCAAACTCCTCTAACGCAACGCTTTACGCCGATGCCGACGGTAACAATGCCTATTTTCACCCGAACTTTGTTCCAAGACGTGATCCGAAATTCGACTGGACAAAACCCGTTGACGGCAGCGATCCCGCGACCGATTGGAAAGGCTTGCTCTCGTTTAACGAACTCCCGAACATTAAAAATCCAGCCAGCGGTTGGGTTTACAATAGCAACAATTGGCCGTGGTCTGCTGCCGGGCCGAGCAGTCTAAAACAGGCGGATTTTCCGAAATATGTTGACAACGGTGTCGAGTCCGCCCGCGGCCGTCACGCGATCCGGGTTTTGAAGGACAAGAAGGATTTTACTCTTGAGAGTCTGAACGCCGCTGCCTACGATAGCTATATGCCGTGGTTTGAGACGACGCTCCCGGCTCTTACAAAGGCCTGGGACGCTCTGCCATCGTCAGATCCAACAAAGGCAGCGTTGGCAGAACAGATCGCTTTATTGAAAAATTGGGATCTTCGTTGGTCGGTGAATTCCGTTCCCACATCGCTCGGGGTTTTTTGGGCGGACGACCTGGTTCGAAGCGTAGGTATGTCCGCGAGGCAATCCGGAATGGGATTAGAAGAATATATAGCTACAAAGGCGGCACCAGATCAACTGTTGAGGTCGCTAGCCGCCGCCTCTGACAGACTCAAGGCCGATTTCGGCTCCTGGAAAACGGCGTGGGGCGAGATCAATCGCTTTCAGCGATTGACCGACGACATCGTTCATCCGTTCAACGATGCGGCACCGAGCATTCCGGTCGGATTTGCATCAGGAAATCTCGGTTCGCTGGCGTCGTTCGGGGCCAGGCCGTTTCGCGGTTCGAAAAAATGGTATGGAACGAGTGGGAATAGTTTTGTCGCGGTTGTTGAATTCGGCAAAACAGTTCGAGCAAAAGCCGTTACAGCCGGCGGCGAAAGCGGCGATCCTAAGTCGAAGCACTTCAACGATCAGGCCGAAAGATACAGCACGGGAAACCTGCGGGAAGTTTACTTCTATCCGGCGCAGCTAAAAGGGAAGATCGAACGGCAGTATCAGCCGGGAAAATAA